One Streptomyces umbrinus genomic window, AACGCCGACACGGGATACGCGCTGACCGTGGAAGAGGTCCAGGAGGACATCACCAAGGGTCGTACCGCCAACCAACAGGTGGGCAGCGACAGCTGCGCGCTGTAGTCCGGGGGCGCGGAGGGGCTCGGCCGACGGGAGTCACACGGGCGAAGGTCCGAGGCTTCCGGCCGCGCGCGTCCTCAGTCGCGCGGGTGACGCAGGCGCGCCGAGACCCAGCGGGCACGGCGCTTCAGAATGTGCGGGATTCCCAGCCGAGGATCCGTGCCCTGCAGCTGCGGGGCTCCCCTCTGGTGGGAGCTCAGGCCACTGGCCGAGCGGCGGTTTCGTGCTGCGTCACTGTAGTCGTGCGTCCAGCCCATACCCCGACGTCTGCCCCTGCCCCAAGGTCGATAACCGCCCCCACGCCCCCCAATCGGCCTATGCGTCGGGCAATTGGCCGTTCGTAGAACAGGCGTTCCCGGGACGGGTGTGGCGGATGGTGCCAGTGCCTCGCCGAACGGCCCCCGACCTGCGGCGCGATGCCTCAGCGGTCCGGCTCGGGGTCCTTCAGCCAGTTCACCAATTCGGTCGAGAAAGCCACCGGATCCTCCTCGTGGGGAAAGTGTCCGAGCCCGTCGAACAGCCGCCAGCGGTACGGCGCTTCGACGTACTCCCCGGACCCCGCGGCACTCCGCGTGCGCATCACCGGATCGAGCGAGCCGTGCAGATGCAGCGTCGGCACCCGCACCGGCCGCTTCATACGACGGTTGAACTGAATACCGTCAGGACGGGCCATCGAGCGGACCATCCACCGGTACGGCTCCAGCGAGCAGTGCGCCGTCGACGGGATCAGCATCGCCCGTCGGTACGCGTACACGGCCTCGTCGTCCGGCAGCCGCGGCCCGGACCAGTCCCGGACGAGCTCGCCGACCAGGGCCCCCTCGTCGGCGAGCAGTTGGCGCTCGGGGATCCAGGGCCGCTGGAAGCCCCAGATGTACGAGCCGGCCGCGGTCTGCTTCATGTCCGAGAGCATCGCGGAGCGCCAGCGCCGGGGATGCGGCATCGAGGAGACCACGAGCCGGCGGACCAGCTTGGGGCGCATCACGGCCGCGGTCCACGCCAGATAGCCGCCGAGGTCGTGCCCGACCAGCGCGGCGTCGGGCTCGCCGAGGGACCGTACGACGCCGGTGATGTCGAGGGCGAGGTTCGCGGGGTCGTAGCCGCGCGGGGTGCGGTCGCTGCCGCCGATGCCCCGCAGGTCCATCGCGACCGCGCGGAAGCCCGCGTCGGAGAGCGCCACCAGCTGATGCCGCCAGGTCCACCAGAACTGCGGGAAGCCGTGCAGCAGCAGGACGAGCGGTCCGTCGCCCATCTCGGCGATGTGGAAGCGCGCGCCGTTGGCGGCGACGTCCCGGTGGGTCACCTGTTTTCCGCCGGGCACGTCGAGCCGTACGACCGAGGTGGGTTGTGCCGAGGATGAGGCGGGGTCCGTCATGAGGACGAGCGTGCCACAGCCTTGACGGTGTCACCGACCGGGTCGGCCGCGGTCACCTCACGGGGGTGCGGCTTCACGTTCTGCAGTACGGCCGCCGATTCCTTGACCGAGGCGGCCGTCTTCTGCGGGCCCTGGCCCTTCTTGGCCTTCTTCGCGAAGATCACGCCGATCAGCGCGAGGACGCCCGCGACCACCACGTTCGCGGCGAACGACAGCAGGAAGCAGACGGCCAGGTTCCAGTCGCTCCAGGTGCGGATGCCGTACGCCAGGGCGAAGCTCAGCATGGGCAGGGAGAAGATCAGTACCGCACCGGCCGCCGCGAACGCGCCGCCACCGACCGCTCCGCGCTTGACGTCCCGCTTGAGCTGCGCCTTCGCCAGTGCGATCTCGTCGTGCACCAGCGCGGACATCTCGGTCGTCGCCGAGGCGAACAGTTGGCCGATGCTGCGTTCGGCGCCGACCGGGCTGCCGTCGGGTGCGCTCATCGCGTTCTCCCTGTTGTCTTGTCGCCGTTGTCTTGCGTCGTCTGTCGTCGTGGAGCTGTGCACGTTTTGGGTACGTGTGGACCGTACGTGCCGGTCCGGGCGTATCGGAACGTGCGTAACGGACCGTGCGTGTCAGATCATGCCGGACCGTCGTTCTCCTCGCTTGCCCCGCCCGTCACTTCGGCAAGCCTTCGGTGCTCGGCGGCCTTGCGCTCGTGGATCTCGGCCATCCGCAGGTGGTAGGCCGGGTCGTCCTGCTCGTAGACGTCGGGGATGCCGGAGAGGTCCTCGTCGCGCTCCTCGTCCTCCCACAGCCTGCGGTACTTGGCGTTGCGTATCTTCAGCAGGACACCCGACAGGACGGCCGCGATCAGGGAGCCCAGCAGGACGGCGGCCTTGACCTCGTCGGTGAGCGCCTTGTCGCCCGCGAAGGCGAGTTCCCCGATGAGCAGCGAGACGGTGAAGCCGATACCGGCGAGCGAGGACACCGCGAAGACGTCGGGCCAGGCCAGGTCGTCGGAGAGCGAGGCCCTGGTGAACCGGGCCGTCAGCCAGGTGCCGCCGAAGATGCCGACCGTCTTGCCGACGACCAGACCGAGCACGACACCGAGGGTCTCCGGCCGGGTGAACACATCGCCGAGCGCGCCGCCGGACACCGCGACCCCGGCGCTGAACAGCGCGAACAGCGGCACGGCGAGCCCCGCCGACAGGGGGCGTACGAGATGCTCGATGCGCTCGCCGGGTGAACGTTGCTCGCCTTCGTCCTTGCGGGTGGTGCAGCGCAGCATCAGCCCCATCGCGACACCGGCGACCGTGGCGTGGACGCCGCTGTTGTACATCAGCCCCCAGATCACCAGGGCGAGCGGCACGTACACGTACCAGCCGTGTACGCCCCTGCGCAGCAGCAGCCAGAAGACGGCGAGGCCGACGGCGGCGCCGCCGAGCGCCGCGAAGTTCAGGTTCTCGGTGAAGAACACCGCGATGATCAGGATCGCGAAGAGGTCGTCGACGACGGCGAGCGTGAGCAGGAAGGCGCGCAGGGCGCCCGGCAGCGACGTACCGATGACGGCGAGGACGGCGAGCGCGAAGGCGATGTCGGTCGCGGTCGGTACGGCCCAGCCGGCGAGCGAGCCGCCGCCGGTGACGCCGACCAGTGTGTAGACGAGCGCGGGCACGGCCATGCCGCACAGCGCGGCGACGACCGGGAGCGCGGCGGCCCGCGGGTCCTTGAGGTCACCGGCGACCAGCTCGCGCTTGAGCTCGATGCCGGCGACGAAGAAGAAGACGGCGAGGAGGCCGTCGGCGGCCCAGTGCTCGATGGAGAGGTCCAGGCCGAGCGAGGCGGGTCCCACGTGGAAGTCCCTGACCGACTCGTAGCTCTCCCGGATCGGGGTGTTCGCCCAGATCAGCGCGGCGATCGCGGCGGCGAGCAGGAGGACACCGCCGACCGTCTCGGTGCGCAGCGCGTCCGCGACGAAGGTCCGCTCGGGCAGGGAGAGCCGTCCGAGGACCTTGTGGTTCTTGGGGGGAGCGGGCGCGGGCACGAGAACGACCTCCGGTCGGTAGGCATCACTGAGCACTTGCCGACCAGACTTCCCGGCGCACCTTTTGAGATCTCTGGGATCTCGGGGTTCTCTTTGTCGCGTTTCTCTTGTCGCGTTGTTTACGTGTTTCTCAGCCTACCCAAGATGCGGCCGGCCCCATCCGGTGATCTTCAGGCTAGACGCGAGAGGGGCACCCGGCGCGTCCGGCGCCGGGTGCCCCTTCACGAGTCGTACGTCTTACGGGTCGTACGTCAGTCCTCGCTGGGCGCCGCCGGGAGCTTCGACTGGATGAGGTCCATCACCGTGGAGTCGGTGAGCGTGGTGACGTCACCGAGCTGACGGTTCTCCGCGACGTCGCGCAGCAGCCGGCGCATGATCTTGCCCGAACGGGTCTTGGGCAGCTCGGCCACCGGCAGGATCCGCTTCGGCTTGGCGATCGGGCCGAGCGCCTTCGAGACGTGGTCGCGCAGGTCGCCCACGAGGCTCTCGGTCTCCGATGCCGTACCGCGCAGGATCACGAAGGCCACGATCGCCTGGCCGGTCGTCTCGTCGGCCGCGCCCACGACCGCCGCCTCGGCGACCGACGGGTGCGAGACGAGCGCCGACTCGACCTCGGTGGTCGAGATGTTGTGCCCGGACACGAGCATCACGTCGTCCACCCGGCCGAGCAGCCAGATGTCGCCGTCGTCGTCCTTCTTGGCGCCGTCGCCCGCGAAGTACTTGCCCTCGAAGCGCGACCAGTACGTGTCGAGGAACCGCTGGTCGTCGCCCCAGATGGTGCGCAGCATCGACGGCCACGGCTCGGTGAGCACGAGGTAACCGCCGCCGCCGTCCGGCACTTCCCGCGCCTCGTCGTCGACGACGGTCGCGGCGATGCCGGGCAGCGCCCGCTGCGCCGACCCGGGCTTGGTCTCGGTGACACCCGGCAGTGGCGAGATCATCATCGCGCCGGTCTCGGTCTGCCACCAGGTGTCCACGATCGGCGTGCGGTCGCCGCCGATGTGCTTGCGGTACCAGATCCACGCCTCGGGGTTGATCGGCTCACCGACGGACCCCAGGACCCGCAGGCTGCTGAGATCGAACTTCGCGGGGATGTCGTCGCCCCACTTCATGAACGTACGAATGGCCGTCGGAGCCGTGTAGAGGATCGTCACGCCGTACTTCTGCACGATCTCCCAGAAGCGCCCCTGGTGCGGGGTGTCGGGCGTGCCTTCGTACATCACCTGCGTCGCGCCGTTCGCCAGCGGCCCGTACGTGATGTACGAGTGGCCGGTGACCCAGCCGATGTCCGCCGTGCACCAGTAGACGTCGGTCTCCGGCTTGAGGTCGAAGACGGCGTGGTGGGTGTACGCGGCCTGGGTGAGGTAGCCGCCGGAGGTGTGCAGGATGCCCTTCGGCTTACCCGTCGTCCCCGAGGTGTAGAGGATGAACAGCGGGTGCTCGGCGTCGAACGCCTCGGGAGTGTGCTCGGCGGACTGCTTCGCCGTGATCTCGTGCCACCAGACGTCACGGCCCTCGGTCCACTCGACGTCCTGGCCCGTACGCCGCACGACGAGGACCTTGTCCACGCCGTCGACCCGGGAGACCGCCTCGTCGACGGCCGGCTTGAGCGCGGAGGGCTTGCCGCGGCGGTAGCCGCCGTCCGAGGTGATGACCAGCTTGGCGTCGGCGTCCTGGATACGGGTCGCGATGGCGTCGGCCGAGAAGCCGCCGAAGACCACGGAGTGCGCGGCGCCGATGCGGGCGCAGGCCAGCATCGAGACGACGGCCTCGGGAATCATCGGCAGGTAGATGGCGACCCGGTCGCCCTTCTCGACCCCGAGCTCGGTGAGGGCGTTCGCCGCCCGGGAGACCTCGTCCTTCAGCTCGGCGTACGTGATGGCGCGGCCGTCCCCCGGCTCGCCCTCGAAGTGGATGGCGACCCGGTCGCCGTTCCCCGCCTCGACGTGGCGGTCCACGCAGTTGTACGCGACGTTGAGCCTGCCGTCCTTGAACCACTTGGCGAACGGCGGGTTCGACCAGTCGAGGGTCTCGGTCGGCTCGGTGGCCCAGGTCAGCCGGCGGGCCTGCTCGGCCCAGAAGCCGAGCCTGTCAGCCTTGGCCTGCTCATACGCCTCCGCGGTGACGTTGGCGTTCGCGGCCAGGTCGGCGGGCGGCGCGAACCTGCGCTCTTCGCGCAACAGGTTGGCCAGGCTTTCGTTGCTCACGACATCTCCCTTTCCCAGGGTGTCCGTTGTGTCCCAGACCACAGCTCATCAGACGGGGACCCCTGGTGACAAGGGCCGTCCGGGAATTGGTTTAGACCTGTGGGCAGGATCATGTGTGCGTGCGGCCTCCCGCGGACACGGGGGGCCACACGTTCTCACGGACGGGGGAGGGGCGCGGTTCAGGCTCGCGGGCGGGGCGGGCCCCTGGCAGGGCGCCGGGCGAGCCCCTGGGAGAGGGCTCGCGGGGCTCCTGGAACGGGTGGTTCAGACGAGTGTGGCGGTTCAGGCCGGTGTGTCGTGCAGTGCCGTCGCCGCGACCCGGTCGAAGACCTCGCCGTCCGGCTCCTCGTGGTGAGCGCGCTCGTTGAGGAGGTAGGCCTGGGCCTCGCCCACGTGGAAGTACATCCCGTGCAGTTCGAGCGCGCCCTCCTGCAGTGCCCGGGCCACGGAGTCGTGCGCCCGCAGATGCTCCAACTGCTGCACCACGTTGGTCAGACAGAGCTGCTCGACGGCGTCGGCGGGTGCCCGGCCGGCGATGCGCGTCCAGGGCCGGTCCTTGGCGGCCATCCGCTCCAGACTGGGCAGCCCGTGCCGCAGCCACCGCTTCAACGGCGTCTGCGCGCCGCCCGGTTCGGTGTTCATCAGCGCCTGCATCGCCCCGCATCCGGAGTGCCCGCACACGGTGATGGACCGCACCTGCAGCACCTCCACCGCGTACTCGATCGCGGCCGCGACCGAGTCGTCGGCACTCTCCTCGCCGGGCGGCGGTACGAGATTGCCGACGTTCCGTACGACGAAGAGGTCGCCCGGGCCGCTGGAAGTGATCATCGACGTGACCAGCCGGGAGTCTGCGCAGGTCAGGAAGAGCTGCGAGGGCCGCTGCCCCTCCCGCGCGAGCCGGGCCAGCTCACCGCGCACCAGGGGCGCGGTGTTGCGCTGGAACGAGCTGATGCCGCTGGCCAGTTGATGCCCGCTGCGACGCCCGTCCTGCGGGGCGCTCTCGGGGCGCTCGCAATGGTGGTTGCGCCAGGGCGTCCAGGGCCGGCAGTGGCAGTGCGAGGTCTCTCCGGTGCCCCCCTGGACGTGGGGCGCGGCCAGCCGGGCCCCCGTCCGTCCGGTCAGCTCGACGGAGCCGCCCTGCGCGAGGTGCGTGCTCTGCCAGTCGTGCAGCGACTCGTACGCCGCGTGGTCCATGAAGGAGCCGTCCAGCTCGACCACGGCATCGGCCCCCTGGGGCACGAGATGCAGGGTCCGGCTGAGGCGCGGCACGGCGAGGAACGTCAACTGCCCGCGTACGCGTACGTGGTGGACGCCCGCCGAGTCCACGTCGTGGGTGATCCGGGTGCGGGTGAGCCGGTGCATGGCGACTCCGACGGCCACGGCGACCCCCAGCAGGACGCCTTCCAGGACGCCGAGGACGACGACGCCGAGGGTCGTGACCGCGTACACCAGCACCTCTCGGTGGCGGGTGACCGTGCGGATGTGGTGCAGGGACACCATCTGGATTCCGACGGCCATCACCAGGGCGGCGAGCGCGGCGAGGGGGATCAGCTCCAGGACCGGGACCATCAGCAGCGCGGCGACCACCACCCAGACGCCGTGCAGCATCGTGGAGTTCCGGCTGACCGCTCCCGCCTGCACGTTCGCCGAGCTGCGCACGGCCACGCCCGCGACGGGGAGCCCGCCGAGCGATCCGGAGACGATGTTGGCGGCGCCCTGTCCGAGCAGCTCGCGGTCGAGGTCGGAGCGCTTCTGCTGGGTCGGCCGCCCGGCCGTGAGCTTGTCCACGGCGACGGCGCCGAGAAGCGACTGGACGCTGCACACCAGCGTGACGGTGAGCACGGCGGCGGTGATCCCGAGCGCCGGGCCCTCGGGCAGTCCGGCCAGCGCGTGGCTCCGCCAGGACGGCAGGTCGACCTTGGGCAGGGTGAGCCCGGCGAGCGCCGCCGTGGTGGTGGCCGCGGTGACGGCGACGAGCGCGGCGGGCACCTTGCGAAGGGCCCGTCCCACGCGTCCGGGGATCCGGGTCCAGGCCAGCAGCAGGACCAGCGTCAGGGCGCTCATGGACAGCGCGGCCACCTGGGGGTGGGCCAACTGTCCC contains:
- a CDS encoding bifunctional SulP family inorganic anion transporter/carbonic anhydrase, with translation MPACVPTRTDDSSHMPDEGRPHSPPERRRRTPRLPRVPRIAGADLSASIAVFLIALPLSLGIALATGAPLQAGLVAAAAGGLVAGRLGGAPLQVSGPAAGLTVVTADLIQKFGWRTTCAITVLAGLAQLGLGFLRVARSALAVSPAIVHGMLAGIGITIAVAQLHIVLGGSPRSSVVANIRELPGQLAHPQVAALSMSALTLVLLLAWTRIPGRVGRALRKVPAALVAVTAATTTAALAGLTLPKVDLPSWRSHALAGLPEGPALGITAAVLTVTLVCSVQSLLGAVAVDKLTAGRPTQQKRSDLDRELLGQGAANIVSGSLGGLPVAGVAVRSSANVQAGAVSRNSTMLHGVWVVVAALLMVPVLELIPLAALAALVMAVGIQMVSLHHIRTVTRHREVLVYAVTTLGVVVLGVLEGVLLGVAVAVGVAMHRLTRTRITHDVDSAGVHHVRVRGQLTFLAVPRLSRTLHLVPQGADAVVELDGSFMDHAAYESLHDWQSTHLAQGGSVELTGRTGARLAAPHVQGGTGETSHCHCRPWTPWRNHHCERPESAPQDGRRSGHQLASGISSFQRNTAPLVRGELARLAREGQRPSQLFLTCADSRLVTSMITSSGPGDLFVVRNVGNLVPPPGEESADDSVAAAIEYAVEVLQVRSITVCGHSGCGAMQALMNTEPGGAQTPLKRWLRHGLPSLERMAAKDRPWTRIAGRAPADAVEQLCLTNVVQQLEHLRAHDSVARALQEGALELHGMYFHVGEAQAYLLNERAHHEEPDGEVFDRVAATALHDTPA
- the nhaA gene encoding Na+/H+ antiporter NhaA; amino-acid sequence: MPAPAPPKNHKVLGRLSLPERTFVADALRTETVGGVLLLAAAIAALIWANTPIRESYESVRDFHVGPASLGLDLSIEHWAADGLLAVFFFVAGIELKRELVAGDLKDPRAAALPVVAALCGMAVPALVYTLVGVTGGGSLAGWAVPTATDIAFALAVLAVIGTSLPGALRAFLLTLAVVDDLFAILIIAVFFTENLNFAALGGAAVGLAVFWLLLRRGVHGWYVYVPLALVIWGLMYNSGVHATVAGVAMGLMLRCTTRKDEGEQRSPGERIEHLVRPLSAGLAVPLFALFSAGVAVSGGALGDVFTRPETLGVVLGLVVGKTVGIFGGTWLTARFTRASLSDDLAWPDVFAVSSLAGIGFTVSLLIGELAFAGDKALTDEVKAAVLLGSLIAAVLSGVLLKIRNAKYRRLWEDEERDEDLSGIPDVYEQDDPAYHLRMAEIHERKAAEHRRLAEVTGGASEENDGPA
- the acs gene encoding acetate--CoA ligase; the encoded protein is MVWDTTDTLGKGDVVSNESLANLLREERRFAPPADLAANANVTAEAYEQAKADRLGFWAEQARRLTWATEPTETLDWSNPPFAKWFKDGRLNVAYNCVDRHVEAGNGDRVAIHFEGEPGDGRAITYAELKDEVSRAANALTELGVEKGDRVAIYLPMIPEAVVSMLACARIGAAHSVVFGGFSADAIATRIQDADAKLVITSDGGYRRGKPSALKPAVDEAVSRVDGVDKVLVVRRTGQDVEWTEGRDVWWHEITAKQSAEHTPEAFDAEHPLFILYTSGTTGKPKGILHTSGGYLTQAAYTHHAVFDLKPETDVYWCTADIGWVTGHSYITYGPLANGATQVMYEGTPDTPHQGRFWEIVQKYGVTILYTAPTAIRTFMKWGDDIPAKFDLSSLRVLGSVGEPINPEAWIWYRKHIGGDRTPIVDTWWQTETGAMMISPLPGVTETKPGSAQRALPGIAATVVDDEAREVPDGGGGYLVLTEPWPSMLRTIWGDDQRFLDTYWSRFEGKYFAGDGAKKDDDGDIWLLGRVDDVMLVSGHNISTTEVESALVSHPSVAEAAVVGAADETTGQAIVAFVILRGTASETESLVGDLRDHVSKALGPIAKPKRILPVAELPKTRSGKIMRRLLRDVAENRQLGDVTTLTDSTVMDLIQSKLPAAPSED
- a CDS encoding alpha/beta fold hydrolase, with product MTDPASSSAQPTSVVRLDVPGGKQVTHRDVAANGARFHIAEMGDGPLVLLLHGFPQFWWTWRHQLVALSDAGFRAVAMDLRGIGGSDRTPRGYDPANLALDITGVVRSLGEPDAALVGHDLGGYLAWTAAVMRPKLVRRLVVSSMPHPRRWRSAMLSDMKQTAAGSYIWGFQRPWIPERQLLADEGALVGELVRDWSGPRLPDDEAVYAYRRAMLIPSTAHCSLEPYRWMVRSMARPDGIQFNRRMKRPVRVPTLHLHGSLDPVMRTRSAAGSGEYVEAPYRWRLFDGLGHFPHEEDPVAFSTELVNWLKDPEPDR
- a CDS encoding phage holin family protein gives rise to the protein MSAPDGSPVGAERSIGQLFASATTEMSALVHDEIALAKAQLKRDVKRGAVGGGAFAAAGAVLIFSLPMLSFALAYGIRTWSDWNLAVCFLLSFAANVVVAGVLALIGVIFAKKAKKGQGPQKTAASVKESAAVLQNVKPHPREVTAADPVGDTVKAVARSSS